The Thermodesulfobacteriota bacterium genome includes the window CGTACCGCCGGCATCCAGCAGCCAGGCAGAGGAGTGCAGTACTGCTTGAGAGGCACATCGGACTTCTTCGAACCCTGCATACGCTGTACTTGGCAACTTAGTGAACAACCGCATAGGCCGGTGGTGAAGTCGAGACGTAGCATTGTGCTTACGCGGCTTGACCGACTCGGACGGCGATAGCCGTCTGGTTACGATACAGTCGGGTGTCCCAGGATCGGAACCCATGGGCCCCAACGCGTGCTCGGGTTCTTCCCTCCAACCATAGAGCTACTACCTAGTGTGCAGATGGATACAGTCGTGCTTCTGGGACCGAACCTTGCGACTATCAGCGGGATCAGTACGCACCTGAATCATCTGCTTAGTTCACGCCTTGCACGAGAGTATAGGTTGCTTCATTTTCAGGTAGGAAGCGAAGGCCGACGCGAATCGTTTGTTGACCGACTCTTGCGATATGCCGTTTCGCCGTACCAGTTCTGGAGCTTCCTTCGGCGTAATCGACCGACGATCGTCCATATCAATACGGCCATGGTTCCGAAGGCATACTGGCGTGACCTTGCCTACGTCGCTGTCTCGAAGTCCGTCGGTTCGAAGGTCATCTATCAGGTACACGGAGGATCCGCACCGCTCGAATTCTTCCGTGCCCGCCGGTTACCGACTGCTTTTCTGAAAGCCACACTTCGGATGTCGGATGCGATCGTTCTTCTTTCGGAGATCGACCGCAGGGACTACCTCGCGTTCGACCCCGGCCTCCCGTTGCGGGTCGTCCCCAACGCCATCGAGATGGTCGAATCCTCCGTGAGGAAGACCCGCAGGCCTGAAGTACCGTTGCGCTTAGTCTACATTGGGCGTCTGGTGTCGGCCAAAGGGATCTTCGAAGTGGTGGAGGCCCTTGCATTGCTACGGGCAGAGGGGATCGATGCAAACATGGTCTTCGCCGGTAGCGGCGAGGATGAGCAGAGACTTCGAGCGCGGGTAAATGAGTTAGGGCTCGACGATCGAGTGGAGTTCAGGGGCGTGGTCAGCGGACGTGATAAAGACGCACTTTGGGAGGCGTCAGACGTGTTCGTCTTCCCCAGCCACCGTGAGGGCTTGCCATACGCACTTCTCGAAAGCATGGCCGCGCGGACCGTGCCTGTAGTCTGTCCGGTGGGAGCGATACCGGAGGTCATGCAAGATGGCCGAGAAGGATTGTTCGTACCGCCGAATGACCCAGTACGGTTGGCTGACGCCATTAGGCATCTCCACGAGAACCGAGCAGCGCTAGACGTCCTGGGAGAAGCGGGACGTTCGAGGGTGGCCGCGCGATACACCGTGAACCGGCTTGCGGACGCTTTTGAAAAGATCTATCAGGAGATCTAGGGCACTTATGTGCGGTATCGCTGGATTCATCGTTCCCGCGCGGTCGGTAGATGTTGATAGTGCTTTACGCCAGATGGCAGGAGCAATCGCGCATCGAGGCCCTGACGACGAGGGATTCTTCCGCATGGCAACGAGGGAAGGAGACCGCGAGATCGGTCTTGCTCATCGACGACTCTCGATCATCGACCTGACTACTGGACGTCAACCGCTTGGCAACGAAACGGGGAGCGTGCAGATTGTCTTCAATGGGGAGATCTACAACTTCGAAGCATTGCGCGACGAACTCACGAGATGCGGCCATTCCTTCAGAACGAGTTCGGACACTGAGACTATCGTCCATGCGTACGAAGAATGGGGTACTGACTGCGTCGACCGCTTTCGGGGAATGTTCGCGTTCGCGATCTGGGATAGTGACCGGAGCCGCTTGTTTCTTGCGCGTGACCGCTTTGGCAAGAAACCTCTCTTTCTTTACGAACGTGATGGGCGCCTGCTGTTCGGTTCGGAGGTGAAGGCACTGCTTGCCTTCCCGGGCGTCACGCCAGAAGTGGATCGGAGTTCGATCGTCGACTACCTTGCGTATCGTTACGTGCCGGGGCCTGCGACGTTGTTTCGCAATATCCGGAAACTGATGCCGGGATGCGTTGCCGTCTGGGAGCGTGGCAGACTTATCGAGCGGCGGTACTACCGTCCTCCGGATCATCAGGCCTTGTCCGCTGCTTCGGAGCCGGAAGGCGATATCGTAGGGGAATTCATAGCCCAACTCGACGAGGCAGTCAGGGTTCGAATGATCTCCGACGTTCCGTTTGGTGCGTTCTTGTCAGGCGGGATAGACTCATCGGCCGTCGTGGCGCTGATGTCGCGGCATTCGGGGCGACCAATTAAGACGTTTTCTGTCGGTTTTTCCGAGGCCGCCTATAGTGAGTTGTGCTACGCAAGGTCGATTGCGGAGCAATTCGGGACGGATCACCATGAGCTGACCGTTTCGGAAGGCCACTTGATCGAGTATCTGCCAACGCTCATACGTTTTCGTGATGCACCAGTGGCCGAGCCATCGGATATTCCGATCTATCTTCTTTCTTGCGAAGCTCGGCGAACGGTCAAGATGGTTCTGACCGGCGAAGGATCTGACGAATTCCTCGGTGGATATCCGAAGCATGTCTATGAGGGTTTCGCCGAGGCGTATCAACGTGTTCCGTCCCTGCTGCGTCGAAAGTTGCTCGAACCTCTTGTCGCGGCATTACCGTACCGTTTTCACCGCGCCAAGACGGCAATTGCCGCTTTGGGTCTTGACCAAAGAACGGAACGGATGATCCGTTGGTTTGGGGCTCTGTCACCTCGGCAGCGATTGGATTTGCTTTCGGTCGAGCACGTCGGCTATGGCTCCTCGAGAGGCGTTCAGTTCGAAGTCGAACCGGGGAATTCGGCATTGCGATCGATCCTTTATTTTGATCAGACTAGCTGGCTTCCGGATAATTTGCTGGAACGTGGGGATCGCATGACGATGGCGGCGTCGATTGAAGCCCGAATGCCGTTTATGGATCACCACCTCGCAGGCTTCGTCTCGCGGTTACCGGATCGATGGCGAGTCGACGGACGCATAACCAAGAACATTCTACGACAAGCAATGACGCGTCTCCTCCCGCCCCACATTCTCGAACGTCCAAAGGTTGGGTTCAGAGTTCCCGTCAACAAATGGTTTCGAGGTCCGATGCGGGAGTATCTCCACGACCATCTTCTGGGCGCGGCATCGCGAACCCGAGATTACTATCGACACCGGGAACTCGCGCGCATCTTCGCCGAACATGTCCGGGGGCAACAGAACCACGAAAAGTTGCTTTGGACGCTGCTCACGCTCGAAATCTGGCATCGGGAATACTACTGAGCGTACGTTCCGACGTCCACGAATCACAGGTGATTCCAGTGGTAGTTCGGGAGGTTTTCAATGAACGCGTCGTCTATATCATGGAAGCTCAACCGGCTACGCTCCATGAGCTTGCCAGAGTTGTTCTATAGAACACGGCAGAGTCTACGGGGGTTCGCGGAGGGTTCGGTCGGGCTTGGCTTGGCGCGGGAGACTCCGCCACGGGGTTCGCCGGGCGCTCGCTGGCTGCCGCGACTGCCGAATGCTATCGACCCGGTGCCTTATGTCACGCGCGCGGATTCTGTTTTGGCGGGTCGCTTCACGCTCTTCGCACTGAGGGATCTTGACCTGGGATTTCCTCCGCAATGGAATCGAGATCCCAAGACCGGTGTGGTTGTCCCTCTGGTGTTTGGCAAAGCGATTGACTATCGGGATGAACAACTTGTCGGCGACATCAAGTATTTGTGGGAGCTCAACCGACATCTGGATCTCGTGACTCTGGCACAAGCATGGCATTTGACAGGCGAATCACGATTCTTCGAAGGATGTCGCGCACTACTTGATTCGTGGTTCGTACAGTGTCCGTATCCACTCGGGCCGAACTGGACGAGCTCGCTCGAACACGGCCTTCGTCTCGTGAATTGGGCTTTTGCCTGGCAACTCCTGGGCGGGGAATCGTCGGGTTTGTTCGAAGACGATTTAGGACAAGTATTCCGCCAGCGATGGTTACGCAGCGTGCATCAGCATTGCCACTTCATCAAAGGTCATCTGTCTCGTTACTCGTCGGCGAACAATCACTTGATGGGCGAGTTGATGGGCCTCTTGGTCGGCTCACTAACGTGGCCGATGTGGTCCGAATCGAAGCGATGGCGCGACTTCGCGCACCGCGAGTTCGCCGAGCAGGCGATGCTTCAGACGACAGATGATGGTGTAAATCGTGAGCAAGCGATCTACTACCACCACGAAGTCATGGACATGATGCTGGTCTGCGGCCTGGTTACGCAAGCGAATGGGGTCGACTTTGACGCTCGCTATTGGGAGCGGCTAGAGCACATGGCGGAGTTCGTCGCGGCGCTTATGGATCGGGCCGGCAACGTGCCCATGATTGGAGACGCTGATGATGCGCGCATCGTGCGGCTAGACCCATCCGATGCGTTCGATCCTTATCGCTCGCTCTTGTCCACGACTGCGGTGCTGTTTGAGCGTGGTGATCTCAAGGCCAAAGCGGGGGTGTGCGATGACAAGACAGTCTGGCTCCTCGGAGAGTCAGCGAATGAGCTCTTCGACGCGCTGCCGGCCACTTCGGATTACCCGCTGCCGTGGGCATTTCCGGAAGGCGGCTACTATCTTTTCGGCGCTCGCAGGGGTGAGCCAACCGAGATCCTTGCCTGCGTCGACTGCGGGCCGATCGGTTACCTGTCGATTTCGGGGCATGGACATGCCGATGCCCTATCGATGACTCTGTCTGCCGGAGGGGTCCCACTCCTCATCGACCCAGGCACCTTTGCCTATCACACGCAACGGGGGTGGCGAGACTACTTCCGGTCCACGTTCGCTCACAATACGGTGTGCGTCGATGGTCAGGATCAGTCAGTGAGCGGTGGTAGCTTCATGTGGCTGGATAAGGCAACCAGCCGTTGCATCGTTGCTGAATGGAGTGAAACGCACCAGCGGTTTGTGGGTGAGCACGACGGATACTGCCGCTTGGCGGATCCAGTCGTCCATCGACGCAGTATCGACTTTGATGTCTCGCTCGATGAGTTCATCGTTGAAGATCTGATTGATTGTCGAGGGAACCATGAAGCGCAGTTGTGTTGGCATTTCTCCGAACATTGCGATGTCACGGTCACTGACGCAGTGGTCCACGCACGCATCGGAAATGTGACTCTTAAACTCGCCGTCGAGGGTAATGCGTCGCCACCGAAGATTCTTCGTGGACAGATCAATCCGCCTGCGGGGTGGATCTCTCGAAGCTACGATACGAAGCTACCGTCTGCAACGGCGATGTGGAATATTTCCGTACAAGGGCCGACCCGATTCACGACACTCTTGACGGTCGGCTTTCGTTAAAACGGGGCAAGAGCCCTGCTCTTCTGGAGCGCAAATGCGTATCAGTATCATGGGATTGGGCTACGTGGGGACTGTTTCTGCAGGGTGCCTCGCGGCCGACGGGCATTCCGTCATCGGTGTCGAT containing:
- a CDS encoding glycosyltransferase family 4 protein, with amino-acid sequence MLHFQVGSEGRRESFVDRLLRYAVSPYQFWSFLRRNRPTIVHINTAMVPKAYWRDLAYVAVSKSVGSKVIYQVHGGSAPLEFFRARRLPTAFLKATLRMSDAIVLLSEIDRRDYLAFDPGLPLRVVPNAIEMVESSVRKTRRPEVPLRLVYIGRLVSAKGIFEVVEALALLRAEGIDANMVFAGSGEDEQRLRARVNELGLDDRVEFRGVVSGRDKDALWEASDVFVFPSHREGLPYALLESMAARTVPVVCPVGAIPEVMQDGREGLFVPPNDPVRLADAIRHLHENRAALDVLGEAGRSRVAARYTVNRLADAFEKIYQEI
- the asnB gene encoding asparagine synthase (glutamine-hydrolyzing), whose amino-acid sequence is MCGIAGFIVPARSVDVDSALRQMAGAIAHRGPDDEGFFRMATREGDREIGLAHRRLSIIDLTTGRQPLGNETGSVQIVFNGEIYNFEALRDELTRCGHSFRTSSDTETIVHAYEEWGTDCVDRFRGMFAFAIWDSDRSRLFLARDRFGKKPLFLYERDGRLLFGSEVKALLAFPGVTPEVDRSSIVDYLAYRYVPGPATLFRNIRKLMPGCVAVWERGRLIERRYYRPPDHQALSAASEPEGDIVGEFIAQLDEAVRVRMISDVPFGAFLSGGIDSSAVVALMSRHSGRPIKTFSVGFSEAAYSELCYARSIAEQFGTDHHELTVSEGHLIEYLPTLIRFRDAPVAEPSDIPIYLLSCEARRTVKMVLTGEGSDEFLGGYPKHVYEGFAEAYQRVPSLLRRKLLEPLVAALPYRFHRAKTAIAALGLDQRTERMIRWFGALSPRQRLDLLSVEHVGYGSSRGVQFEVEPGNSALRSILYFDQTSWLPDNLLERGDRMTMAASIEARMPFMDHHLAGFVSRLPDRWRVDGRITKNILRQAMTRLLPPHILERPKVGFRVPVNKWFRGPMREYLHDHLLGAASRTRDYYRHRELARIFAEHVRGQQNHEKLLWTLLTLEIWHREYY
- a CDS encoding alginate lyase family protein → MNASSISWKLNRLRSMSLPELFYRTRQSLRGFAEGSVGLGLARETPPRGSPGARWLPRLPNAIDPVPYVTRADSVLAGRFTLFALRDLDLGFPPQWNRDPKTGVVVPLVFGKAIDYRDEQLVGDIKYLWELNRHLDLVTLAQAWHLTGESRFFEGCRALLDSWFVQCPYPLGPNWTSSLEHGLRLVNWAFAWQLLGGESSGLFEDDLGQVFRQRWLRSVHQHCHFIKGHLSRYSSANNHLMGELMGLLVGSLTWPMWSESKRWRDFAHREFAEQAMLQTTDDGVNREQAIYYHHEVMDMMLVCGLVTQANGVDFDARYWERLEHMAEFVAALMDRAGNVPMIGDADDARIVRLDPSDAFDPYRSLLSTTAVLFERGDLKAKAGVCDDKTVWLLGESANELFDALPATSDYPLPWAFPEGGYYLFGARRGEPTEILACVDCGPIGYLSISGHGHADALSMTLSAGGVPLLIDPGTFAYHTQRGWRDYFRSTFAHNTVCVDGQDQSVSGGSFMWLDKATSRCIVAEWSETHQRFVGEHDGYCRLADPVVHRRSIDFDVSLDEFIVEDLIDCRGNHEAQLCWHFSEHCDVTVTDAVVHARIGNVTLKLAVEGNASPPKILRGQINPPAGWISRSYDTKLPSATAMWNISVQGPTRFTTLLTVGFR